The Elaeis guineensis isolate ETL-2024a chromosome 13, EG11, whole genome shotgun sequence genome includes a region encoding these proteins:
- the LOC105056684 gene encoding small ribosomal subunit protein uS2 yields MATTRVLSQKEQDIQMMLAAEVHLGTKNCDFQMERYVFKRRSDGIFIINLGRTWEKLQLAARVIVAIENPQDIIVQSARPYGQRAVLKFAQYTGAHAIAGRHTPGTFTNQLQTSFSEPRLLILTDPRTDHQPIKESALGNIPTIAFCDTDSPMRYVDIGIPANNKGKTSIGCLYWLLARMVLQMRGTIAPGHKWEVMVDLFFYRDPEEAKEQEEEALVAPEHGGIAEYSSVLPNDQWTAEQWVPDMGAVAPAVPAVPGVEWAAIQAPVAADGWDAAAAPAPAPAPAPAPAPPMEGVPPVVPSGWDAATPAPSGWDEV; encoded by the exons ATGGCGACGACTCGGGTGCTCTCCCAGAAGGAGCAGGACATCCAAATGATGCTTGCCGCCGAAGTCCATCTCGGCACCAAGAACTGCGACTTCCAGATGGAGCGTTACGTCTTCAAGCGACGATCCGACG GTATTTTCATCATCAACCTTGGTAGAACTTGGGAGAAACTTCAGCTAGCAGCTAGGGTCATCGTTGCCATTGAAAATCCTCAGGATATTATTGTCCAATCTGCAAGGCCATATGGTCAGAGAGCTGTTTTGAAGTTTGCTCAGTACACGGGTGCTCATGCTATTGCTGGGAGGCACACTCCTGGAACCTTCACCAATCAGCTTCAGACATCCTTTAGTGAGCCACGTCTTCTCATCCTCACTGATCCTAGAACCGATCATCAG CCTATCAAGGAATCTGCTCTGGGAAACATTCCAACCATTGCCTTCTGTGACACCGATTCTCCAATGCGATATGTTGATATTGGAATTCCTGCAAACAACAAAGGGAAGACCAGCATTGGCTGCCTCTACTGGTTGTTGGCTAGGATGGTTCTCCAGATGCGTGGTACTATTGCTCCTGGGCACAAATGGGAAGTGATG gtcgatctatttttctacagGGATCCTGAGGAAGCTAAGGAACAGGAAGAAGAGGCTCTGGTGGCCCCTGAACATGGTGGAATTGCTGAGTACAGCAGTGTGTTACCCAATGATCAGTGGACTGCTGAACAGTGGGTGCCTGACATGGGAGCTGTAGCTCCCGCTGTTCCTGCAGTGCCTGGTGTTGAGTGGGCTGCTATTCAAG CTCCTGTTGCTGCTGATGGATGGGATGCAGCTGCAGCTCCAGCTCCAGCTCCAGCTCCAGCTCCAGCGCCAGCTCCGCCTATGGAAGGTGTTCCTCCTGTCGTGCCCTCTGGTTGGGATGCTGCCACACCTGCTCCCTCGGGCTGGGATGAGGTGTAG